In the Butyricicoccus intestinisimiae genome, AACAAAGCGACCAGCCGCTGTATCTGGTTCGTGCACAAAAAAACGGCGTGCTCGCCGTGTATCCGTATGGCTCCGACACCGCCGCCATCGTAACCGATATCCGCCTGTCCTCCCTGCGTGAATACGACCAAGCCCTCATGCAGCGCGGATTCCCGCTGTACTCCGAGCAGGATCTGACGTCCTTTCTGGAGGACTTTGACAGCTGACACAAAAAAACCGGAGAGATTGTCTCTCTCCGGTCTTTGTATCAGTCGTTGTCTTGAATTGTCACCGCGCCGCAATAGCGCATCAAATACTGCTGCTGGCAGTTCTCCATATACGCTTCCGCCGCGTCCAGATTGTCAAAGGTGACGGAAGTCGCCGGTTTGCCGACAACCTGCTGGTCATAGCGCAGATAGCGCACCAAAGCCTTGCGGTCTGCCGTCGGAATTTCCTCCACGGTCAGGCAGGCGCTCCAAAACGCATCCGCACAGGCGGCGGACAGCAGCATCTTTCGCTGTTCTCCCCCGTCCAAATGCAGGGTAATCAGTCCGACCGGACGGCAGCGCACCAGCGTCATCGGCGGCAGCGGGCGCGAGCACAAAATCACGGTTTCAACCGGCATACCATTTTCTGTATAGGTGCGCGGCAGATAGCCGGTGTTGTTCGGCGCCGCGACATACGGATCGCTCAGGTGCTCCAGCTGCAGCAGCCCCGTGCTGCCGTCAAAGGCAAGCACAGCGGTGGAACCCATGCTGTTCGCCGTGAAAACGGTATACTCTTCCTTTCGGATCAGATCCGGATGCATATCATGCCAAATATTCATACAAATCCCTCCCTTTTCACGGTAGCATTCACATCAACTTATATTATACCACAGAATCGGCTGTCAGCCAAGGTATTTATACATGTTGTATGCGGTTTCGCTGCGCAGGGCTGCCTTCTGCGGGCCGTAGCTCTTTGCGCCCTCGAGGGAGACGTAGCCGAGCAGACCCTTGCCGTTTGCCCACTTCACGGCGTTCTTCGCCCAAGAGCTGACATTCTTCGCGTCGGAATAATTCGGCATGCTTCCGCCGCTCGGCTTGCCCGCATGATTGTGCAGGACAACCGCCAGCTGCTCATGGGTCAGATTGTCATTCGGTGCAAATTTGGTGCTGCTCATGCCGGACATGAGCTTGGTTTTGTATGCCCAGCGCACCGCGTTGTAATACCACGCGGAGGAGGAGACATCCTTAAACGGAACCGTGCCGGAGACCGACGGGCTGCCTGCGTTTGCGTACAGAATCTGTGCAATCATCGCGCGCGTCAGTGCGCTGTTCGGCGCAAACGTGTTTTTCTTGGTGCCGGTCATCAGCTTGTGATCATAGACAAACTGCACGGAATCCTTGTACCATGCCGAGCTGCTGACATCCGAGAAAATCGAGCTGACGGAGGTGGAGCTGCTCGCACCCGTGCCAAATTCCGGCCAGTACGTGTTCTTTGCCACATTGCCGCGCGCCTTTGCCACGCTCTCCTTGTTCGCCGGCACTTCATAGTAACAGCACCAGTAATAGCCTGCGTTGTATGCGTTGTCCGCAGATGCCGTGTACGTCAGCATCTTGTTGTTGATGGTCTTGCCGTTGTACAGGTAGGTATTCGTGTTGGCGGAAAGCTCCTTTTTCAGGTAATACAGCTGACCGTTCAGCGTGGTGTAGTCATAGCCGTTCTGGCTGCACCAATTTTTCAGCGCCGTAAAACGGGAATTGTGCCACTGGCAAATGCCGTAGCTCGTGCCGTTGTCGCCATAGCAATGCGGATTAAAGTTGGATTCTGCCTTGATGTTCGCGAGCACGCCGCAGGCAGCCGCAGAGGAATAGTTCATGGTATTGACGAAGAACTTGAAAATCGCCGTTGCATTCGCACCGGAGGCCTCGACATTCATGGAGCGAACGCCGTCCTGCTCCATGACGGTTGCGTCCGTGCGCTGTGCCAGAATATACGGCACCTCTGCGTCCGGTGCCACGTCGTATGTATCGGCATCCCACTGCGGGACAAACGCATAGTAGAAATCATCGCTGTTCGCGTAGTCCGCCTGTGTCATCCAGGTGACCGGCAGCTGCTGCTCCGAGCCGTCCTCCGCAGATACCGAAATGGTCTGCGGCATCTGCGCCGTCAGTTCGCTCTCCTCCTGACCAAGCGTGAAGGATACCTCTCCAATCTCCTGTCCCGCCTGTACAAAGCCCGCGATTTTCTGTTTGTCCGGCGCGGTATCCACTGCAAATACCATCGTTTGCAGCATGCTCACCGCCAAAACAGACGCCAGCACTCCGGCGCCGAACCGTTTTACCTGTTCCATTTGTTTTTCTCCTTTTCCATTGCCTTTCATTTGGACATTCGGAGAAATGAATCTATATTCATTTCTCCGAATGTCTGTATCGTATCACACTTTATCCGTTTTGTAAACGTTTTGTAACCGATTTTTTATCTCCGCTGCCGGGCGGAAACAAATCCTCTGCACGCCGTGCAGAGGATGGATGCGGTTATGCCGCCGCGATGAGCTCGAGCAGGGGCACGCCCTTCTCATACAGGTGCTGATAGCACGCGGTGCATTTTTTGTATGCGTCAAATGTCTGCTGCGCCTGTTCGGCATCTCCATAGCTTTTCCAGTGTCCGCAGCACGAGTAATTCTGTCCCTTGTTGCAGATAAATCCCACCACATCGCGCAGCGGATAGCCGAGAAAAATGCCGATTTCGTGCGGGAAATCCGCCTGCAGGCACAATCTCCGCGCCAGCTGGCAAATAACCGACTCCATGCCGCCGGACAGGTCATAGCCGCACTGCCGCAAAAACACGCGGACGTCTTTGCGCTGCACCTCCCGACAAATCCAATCCCAGCGGCACACATAAATCAGGCAGCTTTTTGTGCGTCGGCACCACTTCATCACGCGGATGCGCAGCCCAAACGGCTTGAGCTTCTCGTTCCACTCCCGAATGGAGTGAAACAATGCCGGTGACGCCGGACAGCGGAACAAATTGGCGGGCTTGAGGCCGGCAAGCGTTGGCGCGCACCAATCAATCAGCTCCTGCTCCAGTTGTTGTTTCATAGCCATGTCCTCCCTGTCCAGTATCTCCGCGCGCGGCGGACGGTATACATTAGTTATCGCTAACCGCTCGTCAAAAACAAGCGCCGGCATATGCCAGCGCAGGTATTAGTCTTTGCTAACCTCTATGTAGAATACCAGATATTTTGTGCGTTGTCAACCCGTTATGCGCAAGGATATAGCAAAACATGCCCTCTCCATCCGGCAAAAGGCATGTTTGTGTGTGCTTATTTTTTCTTCTTTTTGCGCGCCCATTCATCCCAATCAATGCGCTCGTC is a window encoding:
- a CDS encoding phage tail tip lysozyme, whose product is MEQVKRFGAGVLASVLAVSMLQTMVFAVDTAPDKQKIAGFVQAGQEIGEVSFTLGQEESELTAQMPQTISVSAEDGSEQQLPVTWMTQADYANSDDFYYAFVPQWDADTYDVAPDAEVPYILAQRTDATVMEQDGVRSMNVEASGANATAIFKFFVNTMNYSSAAACGVLANIKAESNFNPHCYGDNGTSYGICQWHNSRFTALKNWCSQNGYDYTTLNGQLYYLKKELSANTNTYLYNGKTINNKMLTYTASADNAYNAGYYWCCYYEVPANKESVAKARGNVAKNTYWPEFGTGASSSTSVSSIFSDVSSSAWYKDSVQFVYDHKLMTGTKKNTFAPNSALTRAMIAQILYANAGSPSVSGTVPFKDVSSSAWYYNAVRWAYKTKLMSGMSSTKFAPNDNLTHEQLAVVLHNHAGKPSGGSMPNYSDAKNVSSWAKNAVKWANGKGLLGYVSLEGAKSYGPQKAALRSETAYNMYKYLG
- a CDS encoding DUF3793 family protein, whose translation is MKQQLEQELIDWCAPTLAGLKPANLFRCPASPALFHSIREWNEKLKPFGLRIRVMKWCRRTKSCLIYVCRWDWICREVQRKDVRVFLRQCGYDLSGGMESVICQLARRLCLQADFPHEIGIFLGYPLRDVVGFICNKGQNYSCCGHWKSYGDAEQAQQTFDAYKKCTACYQHLYEKGVPLLELIAAA
- a CDS encoding inorganic diphosphatase → MNIWHDMHPDLIRKEEYTVFTANSMGSTAVLAFDGSTGLLQLEHLSDPYVAAPNNTGYLPRTYTENGMPVETVILCSRPLPPMTLVRCRPVGLITLHLDGGEQRKMLLSAACADAFWSACLTVEEIPTADRKALVRYLRYDQQVVGKPATSVTFDNLDAAEAYMENCQQQYLMRYCGAVTIQDND